One window of the Arthrobacter sp. D5-1 genome contains the following:
- a CDS encoding MFS transporter: MSVATNSTKELLDTPVLKSAISKASRRLMPMLVILYVVAFLDRTNVGFAEAALEVDRGITAGAYALGAGIFFIGYALFEIPSNLLLTKFGAKVWLARIAITWGIVSACFAFVQGETSFIILRFLLGVTEAGLFPGVIMFLAAWFPNKVRVKMFAIFYLAQPFSQMMGAPLSGWLINIGDQVPGVAGWQVMFFVEGMLAVLAGIAAYFFLINSPQDAKFLTKEEKRALSDVMALEDTVKEESGPRGVLASMRNGRVWYFTVIYFCLQVAVYGVTFYLPQQVAQLTGQKVGIAVGLLAAIPWFFGIFACYFIGKAANTVARRRRWGTALFISTGLCIFGSAWAGANQMPALGIIFITLAVCSFLSTGPICWSYPTAFLTGTAAAAGIGLINSLGNLGGFVAPILRTTVNQVTASDTGTMGVYALGVLPFLAALLMFGTKRFSNKADELLEK; this comes from the coding sequence ATGTCTGTTGCCACCAATTCCACCAAGGAGTTGCTGGACACGCCGGTCCTCAAATCGGCGATCTCCAAAGCTTCGCGGCGACTCATGCCGATGCTCGTCATCCTCTACGTGGTGGCCTTCCTGGACCGCACCAATGTTGGCTTCGCCGAAGCAGCGCTGGAAGTGGACAGGGGCATCACCGCCGGGGCTTACGCCCTGGGTGCCGGCATTTTCTTCATCGGCTACGCCCTGTTCGAGATTCCCAGCAACCTGCTGCTCACCAAATTTGGTGCCAAGGTGTGGCTGGCCCGCATCGCCATCACGTGGGGCATCGTCTCTGCGTGCTTCGCGTTCGTCCAGGGTGAAACGTCCTTCATCATCCTCCGGTTCCTGCTGGGCGTCACCGAAGCCGGTCTGTTCCCCGGCGTCATCATGTTCCTGGCGGCTTGGTTCCCCAACAAGGTTCGTGTGAAGATGTTCGCCATCTTCTACCTGGCCCAGCCTTTCTCCCAGATGATGGGTGCACCCCTGTCCGGCTGGCTCATCAACATCGGCGACCAGGTTCCGGGCGTCGCAGGCTGGCAGGTGATGTTCTTCGTTGAGGGCATGCTCGCCGTCCTGGCCGGTATTGCCGCCTACTTCTTCCTCATCAACAGTCCCCAGGATGCCAAGTTCCTGACCAAGGAAGAGAAACGGGCTTTGTCCGATGTCATGGCGCTCGAAGATACCGTGAAGGAGGAATCCGGCCCTCGTGGCGTCCTTGCCTCCATGCGTAACGGCCGGGTCTGGTACTTCACGGTCATCTACTTCTGCCTGCAGGTGGCCGTGTATGGCGTGACGTTCTACCTGCCACAGCAGGTGGCGCAGCTGACCGGGCAAAAGGTGGGCATCGCCGTCGGACTCCTCGCAGCCATCCCGTGGTTCTTCGGCATCTTCGCCTGCTACTTCATCGGCAAGGCAGCCAACACCGTGGCGCGCCGCCGTCGCTGGGGTACAGCATTGTTCATCTCCACGGGCCTGTGCATCTTTGGTTCCGCGTGGGCCGGTGCCAACCAAATGCCGGCCCTGGGCATCATCTTCATCACCCTCGCGGTGTGCAGCTTCCTGTCCACCGGCCCCATTTGCTGGTCATATCCGACGGCGTTCCTCACCGGAACTGCCGCGGCCGCCGGTATCGGCCTGATCAACTCCCTCGGAAACCTGGGTGGTTTCGTGGCGCCGATCCTGCGGACTACGGTCAACCAGGTCACGGCCTCGGACACCGGAACCATGGGTGTCTACGCCTTGGGTGTCCTGCCGTTCCTGGCTGCGCTGCTGATGTTCGGTACGAAGCGTTTCAGCAACAAGGCCGACGAACTGCTGGAGAAATAG
- a CDS encoding triose-phosphate isomerase family protein, whose product MYMGYGQSLAWLEQLVAEADARPALAAGRVVPFVIPSHPVLPAAAHMLHGTSLVLGAQNCGWADGPWTGEVSPSMLAELGVGLVEIGHAERRRYFAEDEAMIALKVSAAVDAGLTPLLCVGESEMLEPEAAADTVLGQIKAAVSGDWSLASKLVIAYEPVWAIGAPEPASAAYVSRVVGSLRSVLARHALAGLPIIYGGSAKPGLLPQLDGVSGLFLGRFAHDASNFGRVLDEALDITSRS is encoded by the coding sequence ATGTACATGGGCTACGGGCAGAGCTTGGCGTGGCTGGAGCAATTGGTGGCAGAAGCAGACGCCCGCCCGGCCCTCGCGGCCGGGCGGGTGGTCCCGTTCGTGATCCCGTCGCATCCGGTGTTGCCCGCAGCGGCGCATATGCTTCACGGCACGTCACTGGTCTTGGGCGCTCAGAACTGTGGCTGGGCCGATGGGCCGTGGACAGGTGAGGTGTCACCGTCCATGCTCGCTGAGCTTGGAGTGGGATTGGTGGAAATCGGTCACGCTGAGCGGCGGCGCTACTTTGCCGAAGATGAGGCGATGATCGCTCTCAAGGTCAGTGCAGCCGTCGATGCCGGGCTGACTCCGCTGCTGTGTGTGGGAGAGTCCGAGATGCTGGAACCGGAGGCAGCCGCGGACACGGTACTCGGGCAGATCAAAGCCGCAGTGTCCGGCGACTGGTCCCTTGCCTCAAAGCTTGTCATCGCCTACGAGCCCGTCTGGGCGATCGGCGCTCCTGAGCCTGCCTCAGCGGCATATGTTTCGCGGGTCGTCGGTAGCTTGCGTTCGGTGCTTGCCCGGCACGCGCTGGCCGGGCTTCCCATCATTTATGGCGGGTCGGCGAAACCCGGCTTGTTGCCGCAACTGGACGGGGTTTCCGGGCTTTTCCTTGGCCGCTTCGCGCACGACGCCAGCAACTTCGGCCGGGTCCTGGACGAAGCTCTGGATATCACCAGCCGTTCTTAG